From one Agathobaculum sp. NTUH-O15-33 genomic stretch:
- a CDS encoding deoxycytidylate deaminase, which produces MKRRDKANYYLDMAQVALERGTCLRRNFGAVIVKNDVIVSTGYTGAPRGRENCIDLGSCIREKLNIPRGERYEFCRSVHAEANAIISAARERMLGATLYLVGRDMKTGEIMPDANSCTMCKRMIINAGIETVVVRRSADTYDEIPVRDWIYHDDILDGKRGY; this is translated from the coding sequence ATGAAGCGACGGGACAAGGCAAACTACTATCTGGACATGGCGCAGGTCGCGCTGGAACGCGGCACCTGCCTCAGGCGCAACTTCGGCGCGGTCATTGTCAAAAATGATGTGATCGTCTCCACCGGCTACACGGGCGCGCCGCGCGGCCGCGAAAACTGTATCGACCTTGGCTCCTGCATCCGCGAAAAGCTGAATATCCCACGCGGCGAGCGGTACGAATTTTGCCGCTCGGTCCACGCGGAGGCCAACGCGATCATATCCGCCGCGCGCGAACGCATGCTGGGCGCGACGCTTTACCTTGTGGGGCGGGATATGAAAACGGGCGAGATCATGCCGGACGCCAATTCCTGCACCATGTGCAAACGCATGATCATCAACGCGGGCATCGAGACGGTCGTCGTCCGGCGCTCCGCCGATACATACGATGAAATCCCCGTGCGCGATTGGATCTACCACGATGATATTTTGGACGGGAAACGGGGATACTAA
- a CDS encoding ABC transporter ATP-binding protein, whose translation MIKLIHASKIYDKSGVQALDGIDFSAQNGEYISIIGASGSGKSTMMHVLGLLDTLSDGQYLLDGEDVSHLHPKELARRRGQKIGFVFQRFQLAEGMSALENVALPLVFAGVPKGERLRRAEQALASVGLSGRAAHRPGQLSGGQQQRVAVARAIIAEPSVLLADEPTAGLDPDAAADVLDLLGSLHQRGNTVILITHDRAAAQRAERRLRLEHGKLFS comes from the coding sequence TTGATAAAGCTCATTCATGCGAGTAAAATATATGATAAGAGCGGCGTGCAGGCACTGGACGGGATCGATTTTTCCGCCCAGAACGGCGAATACATTTCAATTATCGGCGCTTCCGGCTCCGGTAAATCCACGATGATGCATGTGCTCGGCCTGCTGGACACCCTTTCGGACGGGCAGTACCTGCTGGACGGCGAGGACGTGTCGCACCTGCATCCCAAGGAGCTGGCGCGGCGGCGCGGACAAAAGATCGGCTTTGTGTTCCAGCGGTTCCAGCTGGCGGAGGGCATGAGCGCGTTGGAAAACGTGGCGCTCCCGCTCGTTTTCGCGGGCGTGCCCAAGGGCGAACGGCTGCGCCGGGCCGAGCAGGCGCTTGCCTCCGTCGGTCTTTCGGGCCGCGCGGCGCACCGGCCGGGCCAGCTTTCCGGCGGGCAGCAGCAGCGCGTCGCGGTGGCGCGGGCGATCATTGCGGAACCGAGCGTGCTTCTGGCGGACGAGCCCACCGCCGGGCTTGACCCGGACGCGGCCGCCGACGTGCTCGATCTGCTTGGTTCGCTGCACCAAAGGGGCAACACAGTGATTTTGATCACGCACGACCGCGCGGCGGCGCAGCGGGCGGAACGCCGCCTGCGGCTGGAGCATGGCAAGCTTTTTTCCTAA
- a CDS encoding MATE family efflux transporter gives MITDLTEGSPSKKLFWFSLPLLASVAFQQLYQMADSIIAGRFAGELALAAVGASFPITQLFVAVATGVNIGASVLVSQLFGAKKYLRMKSAVSTALLTTVAIALILTVIGVFATGGIMAALQTPTNVFADGALYLRVYVFGLLFLFIYNVCTGIFNAMGDSRTPLILLVLSSIANVALDLLFVAGFRWGVAGVAWATFIAQGAAGVLALLLLLRRTHKFETGGHFLLFSTEMLRRLVNYAVPSIAQQSFVSVGNVIIQYLVNGCGAAVMGGYSAAIKIGSFALMCCMSFASGLSSFVAQNIGARKLDRIGPGLRAGAKYSIGLAVVFTAVYLLFADKLVGVFVPAGSTSGVIAVGRQYLFVVVPFYVIVCIKFVCDSVLRGAGAMRPFMITTFSDLIIRVVLSIVLFQFWREFGIWLSWPLGWFLGTGLSVYFYRKGVWKKNLPLL, from the coding sequence TTGATTACCGACTTGACCGAGGGGTCGCCCTCGAAAAAACTGTTCTGGTTCTCGCTGCCGCTGCTGGCGAGCGTCGCCTTTCAGCAGCTTTACCAAATGGCCGATTCCATTATCGCGGGCCGGTTCGCGGGCGAGCTGGCGCTCGCCGCGGTCGGCGCGAGCTTTCCGATCACCCAGCTTTTCGTCGCGGTGGCGACGGGCGTGAACATTGGCGCGAGCGTGCTGGTTTCGCAGCTGTTCGGCGCGAAAAAATACCTGCGCATGAAAAGCGCGGTATCCACGGCCCTGCTCACGACCGTGGCCATCGCGCTTATCCTGACGGTGATCGGCGTGTTTGCCACCGGCGGCATCATGGCCGCCTTGCAGACCCCGACGAATGTGTTCGCGGACGGCGCGCTGTACTTACGGGTCTATGTGTTCGGCCTGCTGTTTTTGTTCATATATAATGTGTGCACCGGTATTTTCAACGCCATGGGCGACAGCCGAACGCCGCTGATTCTGCTCGTTCTTTCCTCGATCGCGAACGTCGCGCTCGATCTTTTGTTCGTGGCGGGCTTCCGCTGGGGCGTGGCGGGCGTCGCTTGGGCGACGTTTATCGCGCAGGGCGCGGCGGGCGTGCTCGCGCTGCTGCTACTGCTGCGCCGCACGCATAAATTTGAGACCGGCGGACACTTTCTGCTGTTTTCCACGGAAATGCTGCGGCGGCTGGTTAACTACGCGGTGCCCTCGATCGCGCAGCAAAGCTTTGTCTCGGTCGGCAACGTAATCATTCAGTATTTGGTGAACGGCTGCGGCGCGGCCGTTATGGGCGGCTATTCAGCGGCGATCAAGATCGGCTCGTTCGCGCTGATGTGCTGCATGTCGTTTGCAAGCGGCCTGTCGAGCTTTGTGGCGCAGAACATCGGCGCGCGCAAGCTGGACCGCATCGGCCCCGGCCTGCGGGCGGGCGCTAAGTACTCGATCGGTCTGGCCGTTGTTTTTACCGCCGTTTACCTGCTGTTCGCGGATAAGCTGGTCGGCGTCTTCGTGCCCGCCGGTTCCACCTCGGGCGTGATCGCGGTGGGGCGGCAGTATCTGTTCGTCGTCGTGCCGTTTTACGTAATCGTGTGCATAAAATTCGTGTGCGACAGCGTGCTGCGCGGCGCGGGCGCGATGCGGCCGTTTATGATCACCACCTTTTCCGATCTGATCATCCGCGTCGTGCTTTCGATCGTGCTGTTCCAGTTCTGGCGCGAATTCGGCATTTGGCTGTCTTGGCCGCTCGGCTGGTTCCTCGGTACGGGGCTTTCGGTTTATTTTTACCGCAAGGGCGTGTGGAAGAAAAACCTGCCTCTTTTATAA
- a CDS encoding Na+/H+ antiporter NhaC family protein — MDLTATVWTLLPPIIAIALALITKEVYSSLLIGILTGALLFSGFHPLHALETTFTVMGDKLGGNINICIFLVLLGILVSLVTKSGASRAYGEWAVRKIKSRRGASFATSFLGMFIFVDDYFNCLTVGTVMRPVTDKYRISRAKLAYIIDATAAPVCIIAPISSWAAAVGSSLPEGSSMDGFSLFLRTIPFNLYALLTLAFLIFLMAADFDFGPMKKYESAHNGDDLSHMEQTHVVGGAGKVLDLILPIAVLIVLCIGGMLYTGGIMDGVGIVDAFANCDSSTSLVLGSFTTLIFTFLLYLPRKILTFGQFCESFTEGFKAMVPAIMILTLAWTLSGVCSGDYLNIGGYVQSVVGGDSVVHMLMPAIFFLVALGLAFATGTSWGTFGILIPIAVAVFGDSPSNMLVMTVAACLAGAVCGDHVSPISDTTILASAGAQCNHIDHVSTQMPYALMIAVICFIGYLVGGLTGSGYIALAVGAALLVVTAILLTAKNKKASS, encoded by the coding sequence ATGGATCTGACTGCAACTGTCTGGACCCTGCTGCCGCCGATCATCGCGATCGCGCTGGCGCTGATCACCAAGGAGGTCTATTCCTCGCTTTTGATCGGCATTTTGACCGGCGCGCTGCTTTTCAGCGGCTTCCATCCGCTGCACGCGCTCGAGACCACGTTCACCGTCATGGGGGACAAGCTGGGCGGCAACATCAACATCTGCATCTTTTTGGTGCTGCTCGGCATTTTGGTATCGCTCGTTACCAAATCGGGCGCGTCGCGCGCTTACGGCGAGTGGGCCGTGCGCAAGATCAAAAGCCGCCGCGGCGCGTCGTTCGCGACCTCGTTCCTCGGCATGTTCATCTTTGTGGACGACTATTTCAACTGCCTGACGGTCGGCACCGTTATGCGCCCGGTTACGGACAAGTACCGTATTTCGCGCGCCAAGCTCGCCTATATCATCGATGCGACCGCCGCGCCGGTGTGCATCATCGCGCCGATCTCAAGCTGGGCGGCGGCCGTGGGCTCTTCCCTGCCCGAAGGCAGCTCAATGGACGGGTTTTCGCTTTTCCTGCGCACCATCCCGTTCAACCTGTACGCCCTGCTGACGCTCGCCTTCCTCATCTTCCTGATGGCGGCGGATTTCGACTTCGGCCCGATGAAAAAATACGAAAGCGCCCATAACGGCGACGACCTCTCCCATATGGAGCAGACCCACGTTGTCGGCGGCGCGGGCAAGGTGCTCGACCTGATTCTGCCGATCGCGGTGCTAATCGTTCTGTGCATCGGCGGCATGCTGTACACCGGCGGCATCATGGACGGCGTGGGCATTGTCGACGCGTTCGCCAACTGCGATTCCTCGACCTCTTTGGTGCTCGGTTCATTTACCACGCTTATTTTCACCTTCCTGCTGTATCTCCCGCGCAAAATTCTTACCTTTGGCCAGTTCTGCGAAAGCTTTACCGAGGGCTTCAAGGCCATGGTGCCCGCGATCATGATCCTTACGCTCGCTTGGACGCTGTCCGGCGTGTGCTCGGGCGATTACCTGAACATCGGCGGCTACGTACAGAGCGTGGTGGGCGGCGATTCGGTCGTTCATATGCTGATGCCCGCCATTTTCTTCCTGGTCGCGCTCGGTTTGGCGTTTGCCACCGGCACCAGCTGGGGCACGTTCGGTATCCTAATCCCGATCGCGGTGGCGGTGTTCGGCGATTCGCCCAGCAACATGCTGGTGATGACGGTCGCGGCCTGCCTCGCGGGCGCGGTCTGTGGCGACCATGTTTCGCCGATCTCGGATACGACCATCCTTGCCTCCGCGGGCGCGCAATGCAACCATATCGACCACGTTTCGACGCAAATGCCCTACGCGCTGATGATCGCGGTGATCTGCTTTATCGGCTATCTGGTCGGCGGCCTGACCGGCAGCGGCTATATCGCCCTTGCTGTGGGCGCTGCGCTTCTGGTCGTTACCGCGATACTCCTGACAGCGAAGAACAAAAAGGCCTCCTCATAG
- a CDS encoding alanine/glycine:cation symporter family protein, with protein MEQLTAINDLIRSFVWGPVMLALLVGAGVYFTVRTGFFQVRHIWLCLRKTIFSCFGGGAARKGGEGGISPFGSMCTALAATVGTGNIAGVATALTLGGPGAIFWMWVSAFFGMMTAFAENTLGMLYRETGPDGAPRGGPMLYLKNGLGSPFLAGAFALFCVLASFGIGNMSQCNSIAEGLSGTFGVPPLATGLATAAMIALVMLGGLSRISSVTERLVPLMALFYMGGAAAVLVIHHAAVPAALGQIIHDAFDLRAGVSGAAGYGMMRALQCGVSRGVFSNEAGLGSSVMVHTAARAGEPCEQGMWAVFEVFFDTIVMCTVTALVILSSGAYDPVRYGLAAGTPLMSSLATGARLTATAFSTVFGSLGGAFVSVSLALFAFSTLLGWSYYGQRGAEYLFGERIAPVYKFVFVCMTVVGCTMELSLAWAVSDTFNGLMALPNVLGVLALSGEVVREWKRYQKRLAKSGLFRRNP; from the coding sequence ATGGAACAGCTCACGGCGATCAACGATTTGATCCGCTCGTTTGTTTGGGGGCCGGTCATGCTGGCGCTGCTCGTCGGCGCGGGGGTGTATTTCACAGTGCGCACCGGCTTTTTTCAGGTGCGCCATATCTGGCTGTGCCTGCGCAAAACAATATTTTCCTGCTTTGGCGGCGGCGCGGCGAGAAAGGGCGGCGAGGGCGGCATTTCGCCCTTTGGCTCGATGTGCACGGCGCTTGCCGCGACGGTCGGCACGGGCAATATCGCGGGTGTCGCGACCGCGCTCACCCTCGGCGGGCCGGGCGCGATCTTTTGGATGTGGGTCTCCGCGTTTTTCGGCATGATGACCGCCTTTGCCGAAAACACGCTCGGCATGCTCTACCGAGAAACGGGCCCTGACGGCGCGCCGCGCGGCGGACCCATGCTGTACCTGAAAAACGGGCTGGGCAGCCCGTTTTTGGCCGGCGCGTTCGCGCTGTTCTGCGTGCTGGCTTCCTTTGGCATCGGCAACATGAGCCAGTGCAACTCAATCGCGGAAGGGCTTTCCGGCACCTTCGGCGTTCCTCCGCTCGCCACCGGGCTGGCGACCGCGGCGATGATCGCGCTCGTGATGCTGGGCGGGCTTAGCCGCATTTCCTCGGTCACCGAACGGCTGGTGCCGCTCATGGCGCTGTTTTACATGGGCGGCGCGGCGGCGGTGCTGGTCATTCACCACGCCGCCGTGCCCGCGGCGCTGGGGCAGATCATCCACGACGCCTTCGACCTGCGGGCGGGCGTTTCGGGCGCCGCCGGTTACGGCATGATGCGCGCGCTGCAATGCGGGGTCTCGCGCGGGGTGTTCTCCAACGAAGCCGGGCTGGGCTCCTCGGTCATGGTGCACACGGCGGCGCGCGCGGGCGAGCCCTGCGAGCAGGGCATGTGGGCTGTTTTTGAGGTGTTTTTCGATACCATCGTCATGTGCACGGTCACGGCGCTGGTCATTTTGTCGAGCGGCGCGTACGACCCGGTCCGTTACGGCCTTGCGGCGGGCACGCCGCTCATGTCCTCGCTTGCCACCGGCGCCAGATTGACCGCCACGGCGTTTTCCACCGTGTTCGGCTCGCTCGGCGGCGCGTTCGTATCGGTCTCGCTCGCGCTGTTCGCGTTTTCCACCCTGCTTGGCTGGTCGTATTATGGGCAGCGCGGGGCCGAATACCTGTTCGGCGAGCGGATCGCGCCTGTTTATAAGTTTGTGTTCGTCTGCATGACCGTGGTGGGCTGCACAATGGAGCTTTCGCTCGCTTGGGCGGTTTCGGACACCTTCAACGGCCTGATGGCCCTGCCCAACGTGCTCGGCGTGCTCGCTCTTTCGGGCGAAGTCGTTCGCGAATGGAAAAGGTACCAAAAACGCCTTGCAAAAAGCGGCCTATTTAGGCGAAACCCGTGA
- a CDS encoding radical SAM protein — translation MDELTRYSVVTDKNPREIALLRGRGCAWRKCAFCDYHLDCSPDESENFALNRAVLRQVTGRFARLEAINSGSFAELDGNTVHLIEQVCREKGIGDLHIESHWLYRDALPALRERFAAQGIKLHVKIGVETFDYDHRERVLRKGVSEADPARIAALFDDCCLLFGLAGQTAESMRRDVDTGLAHFDRVCINLMTPNTTAVSPDGAACEAFLREVYPRYQAEPRVDILLHNTDFGVGGV, via the coding sequence ATGGACGAGCTGACCCGATACTCGGTCGTCACCGATAAAAATCCGCGCGAGATCGCCCTGCTGCGCGGGCGCGGCTGCGCGTGGCGCAAATGCGCGTTTTGCGATTACCATCTGGACTGTTCGCCGGATGAAAGCGAGAACTTTGCGCTCAATCGCGCGGTGCTGCGGCAGGTCACCGGCCGTTTTGCCCGGCTGGAAGCGATCAACTCCGGCTCGTTCGCCGAGTTGGATGGAAATACCGTGCATTTGATCGAGCAGGTGTGCCGGGAAAAGGGGATAGGCGATCTGCACATCGAAAGCCACTGGCTGTACCGCGACGCGCTGCCCGCGCTGCGCGAACGGTTTGCGGCGCAGGGAATCAAACTGCACGTGAAGATCGGCGTGGAAACCTTTGACTACGATCACCGCGAGCGGGTGCTGCGTAAGGGCGTCTCCGAAGCAGACCCCGCGCGGATCGCCGCCCTGTTCGACGATTGCTGCCTGCTGTTCGGCCTCGCGGGCCAAACGGCGGAAAGCATGCGCCGCGATGTGGATACCGGCCTTGCGCACTTTGACCGCGTTTGCATCAATTTAATGACGCCCAACACCACGGCGGTCTCGCCGGATGGGGCCGCCTGCGAAGCGTTTCTGCGCGAGGTCTATCCGCGGTATCAGGCCGAACCGCGCGTGGATATTTTGCTGCACAACACGGACTTTGGCGTGGGAGGGGTGTAA
- a CDS encoding queuosine precursor transporter → MPVNELLLAAAVVVIFGSVLLWYRLFGDTGLMAFTVFATITANIEVLILVDAYGMEMTLGNILFASTFLVTDILSEVSGKKAAERAVRLGILTSALFIVVSQSWLLYRPAPSDWVSPAMREVFSNTPRMMIASLAVYAIAQVFDVWLYHKWWALTERLSGDRRRFLWLRNNGSTLISQLLNAILFTLFAFYGTYDGKTLVSVVLSSYVIFIVTSLLDTPVVYLARRIAEKRADGQNTV, encoded by the coding sequence ATGCCGGTCAATGAACTTTTGCTCGCGGCGGCGGTCGTCGTCATTTTCGGCTCGGTGCTGCTGTGGTACCGTCTGTTCGGCGATACGGGGCTGATGGCCTTTACCGTGTTCGCCACCATCACGGCCAATATCGAGGTGCTCATTTTGGTCGACGCGTACGGCATGGAGATGACGCTCGGCAACATCCTGTTTGCCAGCACCTTTCTTGTAACCGACATATTAAGCGAGGTTTCGGGCAAAAAGGCCGCGGAGCGCGCCGTGCGGCTGGGCATTTTGACAAGCGCCTTGTTTATCGTGGTTTCGCAATCGTGGCTGCTGTACCGGCCCGCGCCGAGCGATTGGGTATCGCCCGCCATGCGCGAGGTTTTTTCCAACACGCCGCGTATGATGATCGCCTCGCTCGCGGTGTACGCGATCGCGCAGGTGTTCGATGTTTGGCTGTATCATAAATGGTGGGCGCTGACCGAGCGCCTGTCGGGCGACCGGCGGCGTTTTTTGTGGCTGCGCAACAACGGCTCTACCCTGATCAGCCAGCTGCTCAACGCCATTTTGTTCACGCTTTTCGCGTTTTACGGCACGTACGACGGTAAAACGTTGGTCTCCGTCGTTTTGTCCAGCTATGTCATCTTTATCGTCACCTCGCTGCTCGATACGCCGGTCGTCTATCTAGCGCGGCGCATCGCGGAAAAGCGCGCGGATGGACAAAATACGGTTTGA
- a CDS encoding NYN domain-containing protein, with amino-acid sequence MANDSRFAVLIDADNISAKYIKVILDEISKDGVATYKRIYGDWTNPALISWKSTLLDNSILPYQQYSYTTGKNSTDSAMIIDAMDILYSGQVEGFCLVSSDSDFTRLAARLRESGMTVVGMGERKTPKSFIASCNRFKFLDILADVEENEERHAEDEPKPAKAESRRSGRAKAQKEAEPAEPPRAEPTQSQTSLRTIKRALRSIVAENSDEDDWMFIGKMGNLLIKRYPDFDVRNYGYSKLTPFAESLGLFDFKTEGEGGKRNTYVRLR; translated from the coding sequence ATGGCAAACGATAGCCGGTTCGCCGTTTTGATCGATGCGGACAACATTTCCGCCAAATATATCAAGGTAATTTTAGACGAAATATCCAAAGACGGCGTGGCCACCTACAAGCGCATCTACGGCGATTGGACCAACCCGGCTCTAATCTCGTGGAAATCCACGCTGCTGGACAACTCTATCCTGCCGTACCAGCAGTATAGCTACACAACCGGCAAAAACTCGACCGACTCGGCCATGATCATCGACGCGATGGATATCCTCTATTCGGGGCAGGTGGAGGGCTTTTGTCTGGTTTCCTCGGATTCGGATTTTACCCGTCTGGCCGCGCGTCTGCGCGAATCCGGCATGACGGTCGTGGGCATGGGCGAGCGGAAAACGCCAAAATCCTTTATCGCTTCCTGCAACCGTTTTAAATTCCTCGACATTTTGGCCGATGTGGAGGAAAATGAGGAGCGACACGCCGAGGACGAGCCCAAGCCCGCCAAAGCGGAAAGCCGTCGCTCCGGCCGCGCTAAGGCGCAGAAGGAAGCCGAGCCCGCCGAGCCGCCCCGCGCGGAGCCTACGCAGTCGCAGACCAGCCTGCGCACCATCAAGCGCGCGCTGCGCTCGATCGTCGCCGAGAACTCGGACGAGGACGACTGGATGTTCATCGGCAAAATGGGCAACCTGCTGATTAAGCGCTACCCGGATTTCGACGTGCGCAATTACGGCTATTCCAAGCTGACGCCGTTTGCCGAATCGCTGGGCCTGTTTGATTTCAAAACCGAGGGCGAGGGCGGCAAGCGCAACACCTATGTCCGCCTGCGATAA
- a CDS encoding M13 family metallopeptidase produces MIKKFTAKLTALMLAVTLALSGCAAPRAGQEPAAEASATLGQLADYFIKAADDYKGNADRAAVLEGFSENDRATRLQMLVLAGRAFGKLPAPTGHAKDLTPPKADLIHAPDWAREQLQNLSHGGVLAPSDLEARAAEKTVTLRDAEILAARFFARYGSNLKDDFYTAVNKAALETLKVPAGSTMTGDSATVAANTDRQLHELMKEIVNSEQPYAKGSPEQKIRDLYRNVMNIEARDSAGIAPLRKYLDAVDAAGDFTELYAVIAQAVNELGNAANGLFPMVAVTDTKDSTRRVMQLFTITPMMQQSDYDDPNNEMRMEYRETTINQLMAVGESRADAERHTDELLKIERALAGQAMSAEELGDPERSGARYTPRSLDELMPRAKPSQLFTAIGLPMDTPMQVFDKKQFAAYAGWFTEENLDIFKSTQKIALLVGYSPYLSVSLGQAYGYQSGTAEEQANEAVQSMLSDELGQVYVNRYFPGDSKAAVEKMVHQMIEAFKTRIGRIDWMQESTKKEAVKKLDSLTVLIGYPDTWDMNPAEIASAAEGGSYFANAAASEGEKWKKTVRSMNEPVDPRRFALAAFTVNAAASRNTNTLIFPAGILQAPFYDRNAPFEENLGAIGSTIAHEITHMFDDGGAKYDAAGNMRDWWGKEDYAHFQALCEKAQAFYEGREAAPGIPADGKETLSENISDIGGIACGLEVLSTMENPDYDAFFRSFARQWLRVSGYEEKKEQAVIDQHAPNNLRTNRVLANFQEFFDTYGIGPGDGMYVAPEDRMQIW; encoded by the coding sequence ATGATCAAAAAATTTACAGCGAAGCTGACCGCGCTTATGCTTGCGGTCACATTGGCGCTCAGCGGCTGCGCCGCCCCGCGCGCCGGGCAGGAGCCGGCGGCGGAAGCCTCCGCGACGCTTGGACAGCTCGCGGACTATTTTATAAAAGCGGCGGATGATTACAAGGGAAACGCCGACCGCGCCGCGGTGCTGGAAGGTTTTTCGGAAAATGACCGCGCCACGCGCCTGCAAATGCTGGTGCTTGCCGGCCGCGCCTTTGGAAAGCTGCCCGCGCCAACGGGCCACGCGAAAGACCTAACGCCGCCGAAAGCCGATCTGATCCACGCGCCCGACTGGGCGCGGGAGCAGCTGCAAAACCTATCCCACGGCGGCGTGCTGGCGCCGTCCGATCTCGAGGCGCGTGCAGCCGAAAAGACGGTCACCCTGCGGGACGCGGAGATCCTCGCGGCGCGGTTTTTCGCCCGCTATGGCAGCAACCTGAAGGATGATTTTTACACTGCTGTGAACAAAGCCGCGCTTGAGACCCTCAAGGTGCCCGCGGGTTCGACCATGACGGGCGACTCGGCCACGGTGGCGGCGAACACCGACCGTCAGCTGCACGAACTGATGAAGGAGATCGTAAACAGTGAGCAACCCTATGCCAAGGGCAGCCCGGAGCAAAAGATCCGCGACCTTTACCGCAATGTGATGAATATAGAAGCGCGCGACAGCGCGGGCATCGCGCCGCTTCGCAAATATCTCGACGCGGTCGACGCGGCCGGCGACTTTACCGAGCTGTACGCCGTGATCGCGCAGGCGGTCAACGAACTGGGCAACGCGGCAAACGGGCTGTTTCCCATGGTGGCCGTTACCGATACCAAGGACAGCACCCGCCGGGTAATGCAGCTTTTCACCATAACGCCGATGATGCAGCAGAGCGATTACGACGATCCCAATAACGAGATGCGAATGGAATACCGTGAAACAACGATTAACCAGCTTATGGCGGTGGGCGAAAGCCGAGCGGACGCGGAGCGCCACACGGATGAACTGCTCAAGATCGAGCGGGCGCTGGCCGGTCAGGCGATGAGCGCCGAGGAACTGGGCGATCCGGAACGCAGCGGCGCGCGCTATACGCCGCGGTCGCTCGACGAACTGATGCCGCGGGCGAAGCCCTCCCAACTGTTTACCGCGATCGGCCTGCCTATGGACACGCCGATGCAGGTGTTTGATAAGAAGCAATTCGCGGCCTACGCCGGGTGGTTTACCGAGGAAAATCTCGATATTTTCAAATCCACTCAAAAAATCGCGCTGCTTGTGGGCTATAGCCCCTATTTGAGCGTATCGCTCGGGCAGGCCTATGGCTATCAGAGCGGCACGGCGGAGGAACAGGCCAATGAAGCGGTGCAGAGTATGCTTTCGGACGAGCTGGGGCAAGTATATGTCAACCGGTATTTCCCCGGCGATTCCAAGGCCGCGGTCGAAAAAATGGTGCATCAGATGATCGAGGCCTTCAAGACCCGCATCGGCCGCATCGATTGGATGCAGGAAAGCACGAAAAAAGAGGCGGTCAAAAAGCTGGATTCGCTGACGGTGCTGATCGGCTATCCCGATACGTGGGATATGAACCCCGCGGAGATCGCAAGCGCTGCCGAGGGCGGCAGCTACTTTGCAAACGCCGCCGCCTCGGAGGGCGAAAAATGGAAAAAAACCGTGCGGTCGATGAATGAACCGGTCGATCCGCGCCGATTCGCGCTGGCGGCGTTTACGGTCAACGCGGCAGCCAGCCGGAACACCAACACGCTGATTTTTCCCGCCGGTATTTTGCAGGCGCCTTTTTACGATAGGAACGCCCCTTTTGAAGAAAACCTAGGCGCGATCGGCAGCACCATTGCCCACGAGATCACCCATATGTTCGACGACGGCGGCGCCAAGTACGACGCGGCGGGCAATATGCGGGATTGGTGGGGCAAGGAGGATTACGCGCACTTTCAGGCGCTTTGCGAAAAGGCACAGGCGTTTTACGAAGGCCGCGAAGCCGCCCCGGGCATACCGGCGGATGGGAAAGAGACCTTGAGCGAGAATATTTCCGATATCGGCGGCATCGCCTGCGGCTTGGAAGTGCTGTCTACCATGGAAAACCCGGATTACGACGCATTTTTCCGCAGCTTTGCCCGGCAGTGGCTGCGCGTTTCCGGGTACGAGGAGAAAAAGGAGCAGGCGGTAATCGACCAGCATGCCCCCAATAATCTGCGCACCAATCGGGTGCTCGCAAATTTTCAGGAGTTTTTTGATACCTACGGCATCGGCCCCGGCGACGGCATGTATGTAGCGCCGGAGGACCGCATGCAGATCTGGTAA
- a CDS encoding response regulator transcription factor has protein sequence MKLLLVEDEALLSKSVAKGLGLLGYAVDCAYDGEQALYLYGLNEYDLMILDLNLPGLDGMEVLRQIREKDADFRILILSARNSLEDKISGLDSGSNDYLTKPFEFAELEARIRSLLRRSFTTKDVTLRCGFLRLDTAARQVWYGQRQIELTRKEYTLLEYLMTHAGETVAAETLIEHVWDSETDLFSNSFRFHIHSLRKKMETAGAGDYIVTKRGQGYRLQAPEEGAP, from the coding sequence ATGAAATTGCTGCTGGTGGAGGATGAAGCGTTATTGTCCAAATCCGTGGCCAAGGGGCTGGGGCTGCTGGGTTACGCGGTTGACTGCGCCTACGACGGCGAGCAGGCGCTTTACCTGTATGGGCTGAACGAATATGACCTGATGATTCTGGATTTGAACCTGCCCGGACTGGACGGCATGGAGGTGCTGCGGCAAATACGGGAGAAGGATGCGGATTTTCGCATTCTGATCCTGTCCGCGCGCAATTCCCTAGAGGATAAGATCAGCGGTCTGGACAGCGGCAGCAACGATTATTTGACCAAGCCCTTCGAGTTCGCGGAGCTGGAGGCCCGCATCCGCAGCCTGCTTCGGCGCAGCTTTACGACAAAGGATGTAACGCTTCGCTGCGGCTTTCTGCGGCTCGACACCGCCGCGCGGCAGGTGTGGTACGGACAGCGGCAGATCGAATTGACCCGCAAGGAATATACGCTTTTGGAATATTTGATGACGCACGCCGGGGAGACCGTCGCGGCGGAAACGCTGATCGAGCACGTGTGGGACAGTGAGACCGATCTGTTCTCCAACTCCTTTCGGTTCCACATCCACTCGCTGCGAAAAAAGATGGAAACGGCCGGCGCGGGAGACTATATTGTGACAAAAAGGGGACAGGGCTATCGCCTGCAAGCCCCGGAGGAGGGCGCGCCGTGA